The Tubulanus polymorphus chromosome 6, tnTubPoly1.2, whole genome shotgun sequence genome includes a region encoding these proteins:
- the LOC141907136 gene encoding oligoribonuclease, mitochondrial-like, with protein sequence MSVVKKRKFCIGNVPDTERVVWVDLEMTGLDVDTDHIIEMACLITNPDMEVIAEGPNLIINQPDSVLDRMNDWCKEHHGESGLTDAVRKSKISLQQAEIEMLSFIRLHTPRGKCPLAGNSVHADKRFLDKYMPQFMNHLHYRIIDVSTIKELCKRWYPDEYERTPRKSMAHRAMQDIRESIKELNYYRQAIFKPYNPQNSFDEKSG encoded by the exons ATGTCCGTTGTTAAGAAAAGAAAGTTTTGCATTGGAAATGTTCCAGACACCGAGAGAGTGGTATGGGTTGATTTAGAG atgACCGGATTGGATGTGGACACTGACCACATCATTGAAATGGCTTGTCTCATCACGAATCCTGATATGGAAGTAATCGCTGAG GGACCAAATTTGATCATTAATCAACCAGATTCAGTGTTAGATCGCATGAATGATTGGTGTAAGGAGCATCATGGTGAG TCTGGATTGACAGACGCCGTGCGTAAAAGTAAGATCTCTCTTCAACAAGCTGAAATAGAAATGCTTTCATTCATCAGACTACACACACCGCGTGGAAAGTGTCCGTTAGCCGGAAATTCAGTTCACGCCGATAAACGATTCCTCGATAAATACATGCCGCAATTCATGAATCATCTTCATTATCGTATCATAGATGTCAGCACTATCAAAGAACTTTGCAA acGCTGGTATCCTGATGAATATGAACGCACCCCGAGAAAAAGTATGGCGCACCGAGCAATGCAGGATATCAGAGAGAGCATTAAGGAACTGAATTACTATCGACAAGCCATATTCAAACCTTACAATCCGCAAAATAGCTTCGATGAAAAATCTGGCTAA